A DNA window from Pseudomonas wuhanensis contains the following coding sequences:
- a CDS encoding FMN-dependent NADH-azoreductase: MSRVLIIESSARQQDSVSRQLTQTFISQWKAAHPADQITVRDLATTPVPHLDINLLGGWMKPAEQRNDIEQASLERSNLLTDELLAADVLVMAAPMYNFAIPSTLKAWLDHVLRAGVTFKYTETGPQGLLSGKRAYVLTARGGIYAGSTADHQEPYLRQVMGFIGIHDVTFIHAEGMNLGGDFQEKGLNQANAKLSQVA; this comes from the coding sequence ATGTCCCGCGTTCTGATCATCGAAAGCAGCGCCCGTCAGCAAGACTCGGTTTCCCGCCAGCTGACCCAGACCTTCATCAGCCAATGGAAAGCCGCACACCCGGCCGACCAGATCACCGTCCGTGACCTGGCCACCACCCCGGTGCCGCACCTGGACATCAACTTGCTGGGCGGCTGGATGAAACCTGCCGAACAACGCAACGACATCGAGCAGGCTTCGCTGGAGCGCTCCAACCTGCTGACCGACGAACTGCTGGCCGCCGACGTGCTGGTGATGGCGGCTCCCATGTACAACTTCGCCATTCCGAGCACCCTTAAAGCCTGGCTCGACCACGTGCTGCGTGCCGGCGTGACCTTCAAGTACACCGAAACCGGCCCGCAAGGTTTGCTCAGCGGCAAGCGTGCTTATGTGCTGACCGCTCGCGGCGGGATCTACGCCGGCAGCACCGCGGATCACCAGGAACCGTACCTGCGCCAGGTCATGGGCTTCATTGGCATCCACGACGTCACGTTCATTCACGCCGAAGGCATGAACCTGGGCGGTGACTTCCAGGAGAAAGGCTTGAACCAGGCCAACGCCAAGCTTTCCCAGGTCGCCTGA
- a CDS encoding LysR family transcriptional regulator: MKAPRVTLDQWRTLQAVVDHGGFAQAAEALHRSQSSVSYTVARMQDQLGVPLLRIDGRKAVLTEAGGVLLRRSRQLVKQASQLEDLAHHMEQGWEAEVRLVVDAAYPSARLVRALTAFMPQSRGCRVRLREEVLSGVEEVLLEGVADLAITGFSIPGYLGAELSDVEFIAVAHPEHPLHRLNRELNFQDLESQMQVVIRDSGRQQPRDVGWLGAEQRWTVGSLATAATFVSSGLGFAWLPRHMIERELKEGTLKVLPLDQGRSRNPSFYLYSNKDKPLGPATQILIELLRTFDTAPLDAPFAAPEQA, translated from the coding sequence ATGAAAGCGCCCCGCGTGACCCTTGATCAATGGCGAACATTGCAGGCCGTGGTCGATCACGGCGGTTTCGCCCAGGCCGCCGAAGCGCTGCACCGCTCGCAATCGTCGGTCAGCTACACCGTAGCGCGTATGCAGGATCAGCTCGGTGTGCCGCTCTTGCGCATCGACGGCCGCAAAGCAGTACTCACCGAGGCCGGCGGCGTACTGCTGCGCCGCTCCCGGCAATTGGTGAAACAGGCCAGCCAACTGGAAGACCTGGCCCACCACATGGAGCAAGGCTGGGAAGCGGAAGTGCGGCTGGTGGTCGATGCCGCCTACCCCAGCGCCCGCCTCGTCCGCGCACTGACCGCATTCATGCCACAAAGCCGTGGCTGCCGGGTGCGCCTGCGTGAGGAAGTGTTGTCGGGTGTCGAGGAAGTGTTGCTTGAAGGCGTGGCCGATCTGGCCATCACCGGGTTCAGCATTCCCGGGTATTTGGGCGCGGAATTAAGCGACGTCGAATTTATCGCTGTCGCCCACCCCGAGCATCCCTTGCATCGCCTGAACCGCGAACTGAACTTCCAGGACCTGGAAAGCCAGATGCAAGTGGTGATCCGCGACTCCGGCCGTCAGCAACCGCGAGACGTCGGCTGGCTCGGCGCCGAACAGCGCTGGACCGTCGGCAGCCTGGCCACCGCCGCGACCTTCGTCAGCAGCGGCCTGGGCTTCGCCTGGTTGCCCCGGCACATGATCGAGCGGGAACTCAAGGAAGGCACGCTCAAAGTGCTACCGTTGGATCAGGGAAGAAGCCGTAACCCGAGTTTCTATCTGTATTCGAACAAGGACAAACCCTTGGGCCCGGCGACGCAGATTCTCATCGAACTGCTGCGCACCTTCGATACCGCGCCGCTGGATGCGCCCTTCGCCGCCCCCGAACAAGCCTGA
- a CDS encoding carboxylate/amino acid/amine transporter, whose translation MGYLLFVTLIQAFSFSLIGEYLAGHVDSYFAVLVRVLLAGLVFIPLTRWRQVEPAFMRGMLLIGALQFGVTYVCLYLSFRVLTVPEVLLFTILTPLHVTLIEDALNRRFNPWALIAALVAVAGAAVIRFDRINPDFFMGFLLLQLANFTYAAGQVLYKHLVARHPSDLPHYRRFGYFYLGALAVALPAFLLFGKQNFLPEAPLQWGVLLFLGLVSTALGLYWWNKGACLVNGGTLAVMNNLHVPVGLLINLLIWNQHEELGRLFFGGSVILMAVWISRLGVRKLVAIH comes from the coding sequence ATGGGCTATCTACTTTTTGTCACGCTGATCCAGGCGTTTTCCTTCAGCTTGATCGGCGAATACCTGGCCGGTCATGTCGACAGCTACTTCGCAGTGCTGGTGCGGGTGTTGCTGGCGGGGTTGGTGTTCATTCCGCTGACGCGCTGGCGTCAGGTCGAACCGGCATTCATGCGCGGCATGTTGTTGATTGGCGCGTTGCAGTTCGGCGTGACCTACGTCTGTTTGTATTTGAGCTTCCGGGTGCTGACGGTACCGGAGGTGTTGCTGTTCACCATCCTCACGCCGCTGCACGTGACCCTGATCGAAGACGCGCTGAACCGGCGCTTCAATCCCTGGGCCTTGATCGCGGCACTGGTGGCAGTGGCGGGCGCGGCAGTGATTCGCTTTGACCGGATCAACCCGGATTTCTTCATGGGTTTCCTGCTGCTGCAACTGGCCAACTTCACCTACGCTGCCGGGCAGGTGCTCTACAAACATCTGGTGGCCCGCCATCCGAGTGATCTGCCGCATTACCGGCGTTTTGGGTACTTCTACCTCGGTGCATTAGCGGTGGCGTTGCCGGCATTTCTGCTGTTCGGCAAACAGAACTTCCTGCCCGAAGCGCCGCTGCAATGGGGCGTGCTGCTGTTCCTCGGCCTGGTCTCGACGGCATTGGGGTTGTACTGGTGGAACAAGGGCGCGTGCCTGGTGAACGGCGGGACGCTGGCGGTGATGAACAACCTGCATGTGCCGGTGGGGTTGCTGATCAATTTGCTGATCTGGAATCAGCATGAGGAATTGGGGCGGTTGTTTTTTGGTGGCTCGGTAATTCTGATGGCGGTGTGGATTAGCCGGTTGGGTGTACGCAAACTTGTGGCTATCCACTGA
- a CDS encoding ExeA family protein, producing the protein MRVEVMQHYGLTLPLSQAGYFETAHHQQLIKDIKGAIFEGRLIALCGVIGSGKTVMLRRLQQVMEAEKKITVSKSFAIEKHSIKLATFIAALYYDLSTEKQVRIPTQGEKRERDLRELVRKNKRPVALFVDEAHDLNGHTLTGLKRLMELVEDGDGRLSVVLAGHPKLRNDLRRPTMEEIGYRTDIFSLDGITGSQREYIHWLLETCTAGKVDIQSIITEEAIDLLATKLRTPLQIQLHLSLSLEAGYLTGEKPVSAELVESVLSRQLDDLEPTLTRHGYRIKDLVEQFDARPSEIKALFNNMLEPARAGELRDKMLAAGLPI; encoded by the coding sequence ATGCGGGTTGAAGTGATGCAGCACTATGGGTTGACGTTACCGCTGAGCCAAGCCGGTTATTTTGAGACCGCGCACCATCAGCAACTGATCAAAGACATCAAGGGCGCGATCTTCGAAGGACGTTTGATTGCACTGTGTGGAGTCATCGGCAGTGGTAAAACCGTGATGCTACGTCGCCTTCAACAGGTGATGGAGGCGGAAAAGAAAATCACCGTCTCCAAGTCCTTCGCCATCGAGAAGCACAGCATCAAGCTGGCCACCTTCATCGCTGCGCTTTACTACGATTTGTCCACCGAAAAACAGGTACGCATCCCCACGCAGGGTGAAAAGCGTGAACGTGACTTGCGCGAGCTGGTGAGGAAGAACAAGCGCCCGGTGGCCCTGTTCGTGGATGAAGCCCATGACCTCAATGGTCACACTCTGACCGGGCTTAAGCGCTTGATGGAATTGGTCGAAGACGGCGACGGGCGACTGTCAGTGGTGCTGGCCGGGCATCCCAAACTGCGCAATGACCTGCGTCGTCCGACGATGGAGGAAATCGGTTATCGCACTGACATTTTCTCGCTCGACGGCATCACTGGTAGTCAGCGCGAATACATTCACTGGCTGCTGGAAACCTGCACAGCGGGGAAAGTCGATATTCAATCGATCATAACCGAGGAGGCGATTGATCTGTTGGCCACCAAGTTGCGCACGCCTTTGCAAATTCAATTGCATCTGAGCCTGTCCCTGGAGGCCGGTTACCTGACGGGCGAGAAACCTGTCTCGGCGGAACTGGTTGAGTCGGTGCTGTCGCGTCAACTGGATGACCTGGAACCTACACTGACGCGCCATGGGTACCGCATCAAGGATCTGGTGGAGCAATTCGACGCCAGGCCCAGCGAGATCAAAGCGCTGTTCAACAACATGCTCGAGCCCGCGCGAGCTGGTGAGTTGCGCGACAAAATGCTGGCTGCGGGGTTGCCAATTTAA
- a CDS encoding recombinase family protein, whose translation MLIGYARVSTDDQLLDLQRDALHKAGCERVFEDIGSGAKAERVGLTALLTTLRRGDTVVIWRLDRLGRSLKDLIRLVEQLDAADVGLRSLQESIDTVSIGGRLVFHLFGALAEFERNLIRERTQAGLSAARARGRKGGRKKRLDPAKQELALSLYHERKHTVAEICRLMGIGRSTLYNYLTEAERNAQRAA comes from the coding sequence ATGCTGATTGGATATGCCCGAGTCTCAACCGATGACCAACTCCTAGATCTGCAACGCGATGCGTTGCACAAAGCAGGCTGCGAGCGTGTGTTCGAAGACATCGGCAGCGGCGCCAAGGCCGAACGGGTTGGCCTGACTGCTTTGCTGACCACGCTGCGCCGGGGCGACACCGTGGTGATTTGGCGTCTGGATCGTCTTGGGCGCTCGCTGAAGGATCTGATTCGACTGGTCGAGCAACTGGACGCTGCAGACGTTGGTTTGCGCAGCTTGCAGGAAAGCATCGACACGGTCTCGATTGGTGGACGCTTAGTGTTTCATCTGTTTGGTGCTCTGGCCGAATTCGAGCGCAATTTGATTCGTGAGCGCACCCAAGCAGGGCTATCAGCAGCACGTGCACGCGGACGCAAGGGGGGACGCAAGAAACGGCTCGATCCGGCCAAGCAAGAACTGGCCCTAAGTCTTTACCACGAACGAAAACACACCGTGGCAGAAATCTGCCGCTTGATGGGCATCGGTCGCTCAACGCTCTACAACTATCTGACCGAGGCTGAACGCAATGCCCAGCGGGCGGCATAG
- a CDS encoding IS481 family transposase, producing the protein MPDDSLTQLRQRLDRLPKKSPERTTQVAAIAQLYGVSPSTVYRALSLIHKPHAAHRADHGKPRVLQKAELERYCELIAALKLRTTNKQGRHVSTRRAIELLEDYGVETEQGLVKVPNGVLRRPTIDHYLSLWGLDQTRLSRQPPATRFQAENSNDCWQFDLSPSDLKHIDKPDWIDPSRGMPTLMLFSVVDDRSGLAYQEYRCVYGEDAESALRFLFNAMAPKADPSFPFQGRPKMIYLDNGPVAKRRVFQNVMQALGIEWQTHIPAGKDGTRTTARSKGKVERPFRTVKEAHETLYHFHKPETEAQANEWLMRYLVRTYNVQPHRSEPHSRIEDWQSNLPDEGIREMCTWEQFCRFAREPERRKVGGDARVTVDGTAFEVGPDMAGEFVVLLWGLFDNELYAEFGGERFGPYYPVSGPIPLHRYRAFKRGKVDERSDRIRSLADQLGLPIAALAGNDVRLTPSAVSVELPRLPFNADAHEYHFPSAITAKLAIADELAQPLSKLSTEDQAFIHLVLNETLTRRVVLERIRVYFRHKKAGDEHAG; encoded by the coding sequence ATCCCTGACGATTCGCTGACGCAGTTGCGGCAGCGACTTGACCGTTTGCCGAAAAAAAGTCCGGAGCGGACTACCCAGGTGGCCGCGATAGCGCAGTTGTATGGTGTGTCTCCCAGCACCGTGTACCGGGCGCTGAGCCTCATCCATAAACCCCATGCAGCCCACCGGGCCGATCACGGCAAGCCCCGTGTGTTGCAGAAGGCCGAGCTTGAGCGCTACTGCGAGCTGATTGCGGCACTGAAGTTACGCACGACGAACAAGCAGGGGCGACATGTATCAACCCGTCGCGCCATTGAGTTGTTGGAAGACTACGGGGTAGAAACCGAGCAGGGACTGGTCAAAGTACCCAATGGCGTGCTGAGACGTCCGACCATCGACCACTACTTATCCTTGTGGGGACTAGATCAAACTCGCCTGTCGCGACAGCCACCGGCCACCCGTTTTCAAGCGGAAAACAGCAACGACTGTTGGCAGTTTGACCTGTCACCCTCGGACCTGAAGCACATCGACAAACCGGACTGGATCGATCCAAGCAGGGGCATGCCGACGCTGATGCTGTTCAGTGTGGTGGACGACCGCAGTGGCTTGGCTTATCAGGAATACCGCTGTGTATACGGTGAGGACGCGGAGTCTGCGCTGCGCTTCTTGTTCAATGCAATGGCGCCGAAGGCTGACCCGAGCTTTCCATTTCAAGGCCGTCCAAAGATGATCTACCTGGACAACGGCCCGGTCGCCAAGCGCCGAGTCTTCCAGAACGTCATGCAGGCGCTGGGCATTGAATGGCAAACACACATCCCCGCTGGCAAGGATGGAACACGCACCACCGCGCGCTCAAAGGGCAAGGTTGAGCGCCCGTTCCGCACGGTAAAAGAAGCCCACGAGACGCTGTATCACTTCCACAAGCCAGAAACCGAAGCGCAGGCCAACGAATGGCTGATGCGTTACCTGGTGCGCACCTACAACGTGCAGCCCCATCGTAGCGAGCCGCATTCGCGGATTGAGGACTGGCAGTCCAATCTACCCGATGAAGGCATTCGTGAAATGTGTACCTGGGAGCAATTCTGCCGCTTTGCCCGTGAGCCTGAACGGCGCAAGGTGGGTGGTGATGCACGGGTCACGGTTGATGGCACCGCTTTTGAGGTGGGGCCAGACATGGCAGGAGAGTTTGTGGTGTTGCTGTGGGGGCTGTTCGATAACGAACTCTATGCCGAATTCGGCGGTGAGCGATTCGGGCCTTACTATCCCGTGTCCGGACCGATTCCGCTGCATCGGTACCGAGCGTTCAAGCGTGGCAAAGTCGATGAACGATCCGACCGCATCCGTTCACTGGCCGATCAGTTGGGGTTGCCCATCGCTGCGCTGGCCGGTAACGATGTGCGGCTGACGCCTTCTGCTGTTTCGGTGGAACTGCCACGTCTCCCTTTCAATGCCGACGCGCACGAGTATCACTTTCCCAGCGCTATTACCGCCAAGCTTGCCATTGCCGATGAACTCGCGCAGCCCTTATCCAAACTCTCGACCGAGGATCAAGCTTTCATCCACCTGGTGCTGAATGAAACGCTGACACGCCGTGTTGTCCTGGAGCGCATCAGGGTCTATTTCCGCCATAAAAAAGCAGGAGACGAACATGCGGGTTGA
- a CDS encoding mechanosensitive ion channel family protein: MDETIVNVTTAKFNALIALVQQYGAAFAVKILSAIAFWIVGRWLIGFAVGMVQRALGKQKVDPTVLRYVGSAITVTLNIILVIGILGYLGMQTTTFAALLAAVGLAIGLAWSGLLANLAAGAFIIVLRPFKVGDFICAGGVTGTVTEIGLFATAINTPDNVLTLVGNNKIFSDNIQNFTHNPFRRVELKAQLSGAADWKAAAALLKQHIATIPNVLAEPAVEVEILEFNLVGPVLAVRPYCHNEHYWQVYFDTNRIIKDSLGEAGFPAPMPAQTVIIQQHAG; this comes from the coding sequence ATGGACGAGACTATCGTTAACGTTACCACTGCGAAGTTCAACGCGTTAATCGCGTTGGTGCAACAGTATGGTGCAGCTTTCGCGGTGAAGATCCTCTCCGCCATCGCCTTCTGGATCGTCGGACGCTGGCTGATAGGCTTTGCTGTCGGCATGGTGCAGCGGGCCTTGGGCAAACAGAAGGTCGACCCGACCGTACTGCGCTATGTTGGCTCAGCCATTACCGTGACGCTGAACATCATTCTGGTGATCGGTATCCTCGGCTACCTGGGAATGCAGACGACCACCTTCGCTGCGCTGCTCGCTGCGGTCGGTCTTGCGATCGGTCTGGCCTGGTCGGGGTTGCTGGCCAATCTGGCGGCGGGCGCGTTTATTATTGTCTTGCGCCCATTTAAGGTCGGCGACTTCATCTGCGCGGGTGGGGTGACGGGTACGGTCACCGAGATCGGTCTGTTCGCCACCGCTATCAACACTCCGGATAATGTGCTGACTCTGGTCGGTAATAACAAAATTTTCAGCGACAACATCCAGAACTTCACCCACAACCCGTTCCGCCGTGTCGAACTCAAAGCACAGCTATCGGGCGCGGCCGACTGGAAAGCGGCGGCGGCCTTGCTGAAACAACACATTGCCACGATCCCCAATGTGCTTGCCGAGCCGGCAGTGGAGGTGGAGATTTTAGAGTTCAATCTGGTTGGTCCGGTGTTGGCGGTGCGTCCTTACTGCCACAACGAGCACTATTGGCAGGTTTATTTCGACACCAACCGCATCATCAAAGATTCACTCGGTGAAGCCGGTTTCCCGGCTCCGATGCCGGCGCAGACGGTAATCATCCAACAGCATGCCGGGTGA
- a CDS encoding mechanosensitive ion channel family protein has product MDIKQLWLNAQDLWGALEQHPLLHSTLALMLLLVVALVLGRVARYLILHATKMLGRQPSLHWINDFRHNKVFHRLAQMTPSLVIQFGLHLVPELGKTSLNFLGNVALAFTILFLVLAVSALLNALLDIYARTEHARTRSIKGYVQLAKMVLFVFGAIIIVATLIDRSPLLLLSGLGAMSAVILLVYKDTLLSFVASVQLTSNDMLRVGDWIEMPQVGADGDVVDITLHTVKVQNFDKTIVSIPTWRLMSESFKNWRGMQQSGGRRIKRSLFIDASGVRFIRDDEELKLSQVHLLTDYMSRKTAELKAWNEAQGNVAAMAANRRRMTNIGTFRAYALAYLKSHPEIQPNMTCMVRQMQTTAQGIPLEIYCFTRTTVWADYERIQGDIFDYLLAVLPEFGLSLYQQPSGGDLRSGLLPAALGASHVPEPEKHIM; this is encoded by the coding sequence ATGGATATCAAACAGCTCTGGCTCAATGCCCAAGACCTCTGGGGTGCTCTCGAACAGCACCCGCTCCTGCATTCCACGCTCGCGCTGATGTTGCTGCTGGTGGTGGCGCTGGTGCTCGGACGAGTGGCGCGCTACCTCATTCTTCACGCGACCAAAATGCTTGGTCGTCAGCCGTCGCTGCACTGGATCAACGATTTTCGCCACAACAAAGTGTTTCATCGCCTGGCGCAAATGACGCCATCGCTGGTGATCCAGTTCGGCCTGCACCTGGTGCCGGAGTTGGGCAAGACCAGCCTGAACTTCCTCGGCAACGTGGCGCTGGCGTTCACCATTCTGTTCCTGGTACTGGCCGTCAGCGCATTGCTCAATGCCCTGCTGGACATCTATGCCCGCACCGAACACGCCCGCACCCGCTCGATCAAAGGCTACGTGCAACTGGCGAAAATGGTGCTGTTCGTGTTTGGCGCGATCATCATCGTCGCCACGTTGATCGACCGTTCGCCGCTGTTGCTGCTGTCGGGTCTGGGCGCCATGTCGGCGGTGATTCTGTTGGTCTACAAAGACACCCTGCTGTCGTTCGTCGCCAGTGTGCAACTGACCAGCAACGACATGCTGCGGGTCGGCGACTGGATCGAGATGCCGCAAGTCGGTGCCGACGGTGACGTGGTGGACATCACCTTGCACACGGTCAAAGTGCAGAATTTCGACAAGACGATTGTGTCGATCCCAACCTGGCGCCTGATGTCCGAGTCGTTCAAAAACTGGCGCGGCATGCAGCAGTCCGGTGGGCGCCGGATCAAGCGCAGCCTGTTCATCGACGCCAGCGGCGTGCGGTTTATTCGCGATGACGAAGAGCTGAAGCTGTCCCAGGTGCATCTGCTGACCGACTACATGAGCCGCAAGACAGCCGAGCTCAAGGCCTGGAACGAAGCCCAGGGCAACGTCGCGGCGATGGCGGCCAACCGTCGACGGATGACCAACATCGGCACCTTCCGCGCCTATGCGCTGGCGTATCTGAAGAGTCACCCGGAGATTCAGCCGAACATGACCTGCATGGTTCGCCAGATGCAGACCACCGCTCAAGGCATCCCGCTGGAGATCTACTGCTTCACCCGTACCACCGTGTGGGCCGATTACGAGCGGATTCAGGGGGATATTTTCGATTACCTGCTGGCGGTGCTGCCGGAGTTTGGCTTGAGCCTTTATCAGCAGCCGAGTGGTGGTGATTTGCGGTCCGGGTTGCTTCCAGCTGCGTTGGGCGCAAGCCACGTTCCCGAGCCCGAAAAACACATCATGTAA
- a CDS encoding 3-phosphoglycerate kinase, producing MKKFCCVMAGCAVLAMLPLTAFAYPIDVNKQLNGLKVDYNAYDTDADIGSIQVNNYGDTDVSCKVVFKNGPEAPRTRTIEVPAGKHKNATAKFTRTIIKLRIDLTCTPK from the coding sequence ATGAAAAAATTCTGTTGTGTGATGGCGGGTTGTGCTGTGTTGGCGATGTTGCCGCTGACGGCATTTGCTTATCCGATCGATGTCAATAAACAGCTCAACGGTTTGAAGGTCGACTACAACGCCTACGACACAGACGCCGACATCGGCTCCATTCAGGTCAACAACTACGGCGACACCGACGTGTCTTGCAAAGTGGTCTTCAAGAATGGTCCGGAAGCGCCACGCACCCGCACAATCGAAGTGCCCGCCGGTAAACACAAAAACGCCACCGCCAAGTTCACCCGCACCATCATCAAGCTGCGTATCGACCTGACTTGCACCCCGAAATGA
- a CDS encoding DEAD/DEAH box helicase: MFSQFALHERLLKAVAELKFVEPTPVQAAAIPLALQGRDLRVTAQTGSGKTAAFVLPILHRLIGPAKVRVSIKTLILLPTRELAQQTIKEVERFAQFTFIKSGLITGGEDFKVQAAMLRKVPDILIGTPGRMIEQLNAGNLDLKEVEVLVLDEADRMLDMGFAEDVQRLVEECTNRQQTMLFSATTGGSGLREMVAKVLNNPEHLQLNNVSDLNATTRQQIITADHNQHKEQIVNWLLANETYQKAIVFTNTRAMADRIYGRLVAQEYKAFVLHGEKDQKDRKLAIDRLKQGGVKILVATDVAARGLDVEGLDLVINFDMPRSGDEYVHRIGRTGRAGNDGLAISLICHGDWNLMSSIERYLKQSFERRTIKEVKGTYGGPKKVKASGKAVGVKKKKVDAKGDKKKTGAKAPTKRKIANRPKTDALSLVSKDGMAPLKRRKPEAPAAE; encoded by the coding sequence GTGTTTTCCCAATTCGCCCTGCACGAACGCCTGCTCAAAGCCGTGGCCGAGCTTAAATTTGTCGAGCCAACGCCTGTGCAAGCAGCGGCTATTCCGCTGGCGCTGCAAGGGCGTGACCTGCGGGTGACAGCGCAAACCGGCAGCGGCAAAACCGCTGCATTCGTTTTGCCGATCCTCCACCGCTTGATCGGCCCGGCCAAAGTCCGCGTCAGCATCAAGACCCTGATCCTGCTGCCAACCCGCGAGCTGGCCCAGCAGACCATCAAGGAAGTCGAGCGCTTCGCTCAGTTCACCTTCATCAAGTCCGGCCTGATCACCGGCGGTGAAGACTTCAAGGTCCAGGCCGCCATGCTGCGCAAAGTGCCGGACATCCTGATCGGTACGCCGGGTCGGATGATCGAGCAACTGAACGCCGGCAACCTCGACCTCAAAGAAGTCGAAGTGCTGGTGCTCGACGAAGCCGACCGCATGCTCGACATGGGCTTTGCCGAAGACGTACAGCGTCTGGTGGAAGAGTGCACCAACCGTCAGCAGACCATGCTGTTCTCCGCCACCACCGGCGGTTCGGGCCTGCGCGAGATGGTCGCCAAAGTCCTGAACAACCCTGAGCACTTGCAGCTGAACAACGTCAGCGATCTGAACGCCACCACTCGTCAGCAGATCATCACCGCCGACCACAATCAGCACAAAGAACAGATCGTGAACTGGCTGCTGGCCAACGAGACCTATCAGAAGGCCATCGTGTTCACCAACACCCGGGCCATGGCCGACCGTATCTACGGCCGCCTGGTGGCGCAGGAATACAAAGCATTCGTGCTGCACGGCGAGAAGGACCAGAAAGACCGCAAACTGGCCATCGACCGTCTGAAGCAGGGCGGCGTGAAAATCCTCGTGGCCACCGACGTCGCGGCCCGTGGCCTGGACGTGGAAGGCCTGGACCTGGTGATCAACTTCGACATGCCGCGCAGCGGCGACGAATACGTTCACCGCATCGGTCGTACCGGTCGCGCCGGCAACGATGGTCTGGCCATCTCGCTGATCTGCCATGGCGACTGGAACCTGATGTCGAGCATCGAGCGCTACCTCAAGCAGAGCTTCGAGCGCCGCACCATCAAGGAAGTCAAAGGCACCTACGGCGGACCGAAAAAGGTCAAGGCCTCAGGCAAAGCCGTTGGCGTGAAGAAGAAAAAAGTCGACGCCAAGGGCGACAAGAAGAAAACCGGCGCCAAGGCCCCGACCAAGCGCAAGATCGCCAACCGCCCGAAGACCGACGCCCTGTCGCTGGTCAGCAAGGACGGCATGGCCCCGCTCAAGCGCCGCAAGCCGGAAGCGCCGGCTGCTGAATAA